A window of Halobellus sp. LT62 contains these coding sequences:
- a CDS encoding OBG GTPase family GTP-binding protein: protein MGLEEEIEEIREEIAETPYNKSTEAHIGRLKAKLAEKKEKLENQSGSGGGHGYAVEKTGDVTVALVGFPSVGKSTLINALTNADSEVGEYEFTTLDVNPGMLQYNGANIQILDVPGLIEGAAGGRGGGKEVLSVVRTADLVVYLLSVFEIERYERLQEELYNNKIRLDTSPPSVTVSKRGKGGIHVTTADDVDLDDDTIASVLREHGYVNADVTVRGDVTIDELIDAIMDNRVYLPSMVAVNKADLIDRDYLPTVEENLREVGVDPDEAVFISAEAEKGLDALKEKLWETLGLIRVYMDKPGRGVDYEEPLVLMEGENTVDDALRKLGGTLDERFRFARVTGPSAKHDEQQVGRDHELRDEDILRVVARK, encoded by the coding sequence ATGGGACTGGAGGAAGAGATCGAGGAAATCCGCGAGGAGATCGCTGAGACGCCGTACAACAAGTCGACGGAGGCGCACATCGGCCGGCTGAAGGCGAAACTCGCGGAGAAGAAAGAGAAACTCGAAAACCAGTCCGGCAGCGGCGGTGGCCACGGCTACGCGGTCGAGAAAACCGGCGACGTGACCGTCGCGCTCGTCGGCTTCCCCAGCGTCGGCAAGTCGACGCTGATCAACGCGCTCACCAACGCCGACAGCGAGGTCGGCGAATACGAGTTCACGACGCTCGACGTCAACCCCGGAATGCTGCAGTACAACGGTGCGAACATCCAGATTCTCGACGTCCCCGGACTCATTGAAGGTGCGGCGGGCGGCCGGGGGGGCGGCAAGGAAGTCCTCTCGGTCGTTCGAACCGCGGATCTGGTCGTCTACCTGCTCTCGGTGTTCGAGATCGAGCGCTACGAACGGCTGCAGGAGGAGTTGTACAACAACAAAATCCGTCTCGACACGTCGCCACCCAGCGTGACCGTCTCTAAGCGCGGCAAAGGTGGGATCCACGTGACGACCGCCGACGACGTCGACCTCGACGACGACACCATCGCGAGCGTGCTCCGCGAACACGGGTACGTCAACGCCGACGTGACGGTCCGCGGCGACGTCACCATCGACGAACTCATCGACGCCATCATGGACAACCGCGTCTATCTGCCCTCGATGGTCGCCGTCAACAAGGCCGACCTGATCGACCGCGACTACCTGCCGACCGTCGAGGAGAACCTCCGCGAGGTCGGCGTCGACCCCGACGAGGCGGTCTTCATCAGCGCCGAGGCGGAGAAGGGCTTAGACGCCCTCAAAGAGAAGCTCTGGGAGACGCTTGGGCTCATTCGCGTGTATATGGACAAACCCGGTCGCGGCGTCGACTACGAGGAGCCGCTGGTGTTGATGGAAGGCGAGAACACCGTCGACGACGCCCTCAGGAAACTCGGCGGCACGCTCGACGAGCGGTTCCGCTTCGCCCGCGTGACCGGCCCGAGCGCCAAACACGACGAACAGCAGGTCGGCCGCGATCACGAGCTGCGGGACGAAGACATCCTGCGCGTCGTCGCGAGGAAGTGA
- a CDS encoding DUF6684 family protein produces the protein MANKIFDRDTLLDLTVNVVPLFIIAFFVVAFAVVTPFGIDPLASAIQFGLLVVPFVMLAVLTYFSGKAIAGAELRDEVYLPGQAGVRGAEPLEESEGAATELDDESPSAVEGDAENVEGDADDDVQTDDGDAASDEVSTSESGSTEDERDV, from the coding sequence ATGGCGAACAAGATCTTCGATCGGGACACCCTACTCGACCTCACAGTCAACGTCGTCCCGCTTTTCATCATCGCGTTCTTCGTCGTCGCCTTCGCGGTGGTCACGCCGTTCGGGATCGATCCGCTCGCGTCGGCGATCCAGTTCGGGCTGCTAGTCGTGCCGTTCGTGATGCTCGCGGTCTTGACGTACTTCTCGGGCAAGGCCATCGCCGGAGCCGAACTCCGGGACGAGGTCTACCTGCCCGGGCAGGCCGGCGTTCGGGGCGCAGAGCCGCTCGAAGAATCCGAAGGCGCGGCGACCGAACTCGACGACGAGTCACCGTCGGCCGTCGAGGGCGACGCTGAGAATGTCGAAGGCGACGCTGACGACGACGTTCAGACAGACGATGGCGACGCCGCGAGCGACGAGGTGTCCACGTCCGAAAGCGGTTCCACCGAAGACGAACGCGACGTCTGA
- a CDS encoding DUF7541 family protein, with protein sequence MDAEPGLSEQYRMASPWPIFIALGIPIAELGIIFGLLPLSVGGLLLFGGSAAGMAFESGYAKTPWRGLFGVALPLAVLGVAFVYTRINLPSRGLSIVAAAVILAAAGLAGTVFTPAEEPAY encoded by the coding sequence ATGGACGCAGAACCGGGACTCTCTGAACAGTATCGGATGGCGAGCCCGTGGCCGATTTTCATCGCGCTCGGAATTCCGATCGCGGAACTGGGGATCATCTTCGGGCTGCTCCCGCTTTCGGTCGGCGGCCTCCTCCTGTTCGGGGGCAGCGCCGCGGGGATGGCTTTCGAGTCCGGATACGCGAAGACGCCGTGGCGCGGGCTGTTCGGCGTCGCCCTCCCGCTCGCCGTCCTCGGCGTGGCGTTCGTGTACACGCGCATCAATCTCCCGAGTCGCGGCCTCTCCATCGTCGCCGCGGCCGTGATCCTCGCGGCTGCCGGTCTCGCCGGAACGGTGTTCACACCGGCGGAGGAGCCGGCGTACTGA
- a CDS encoding cbb3-type cytochrome c oxidase subunit I translates to MEVNGQLALTVLMGLFLVAVAAWLARVENWRSYTPVAGGGAYGQKESYGSEEKPSGVIRWLTTVDHKDIGILYGTYGLIAFAVGGLMVVVMRIELIDPAASIISNTFYNSLMTSHGITMLFLFGTPIIAAFSNYLVPLLIGADDMAFPRINAIAFWLLPPAALLIWAGFFPLPEIIPAQTAWTMYTPLSAGAGAGNQANAGVDLMLLGLHLSGVSATMGAINFIATIFTERGDDVSWANLDIFSWTILTQSGLILFAFPLLGSAIVMLLFDRNFGTTFFAGEGGAILWQHLFWFFGHPEVYILVLPPMGIVSYVLPRFAGRRLFGFKFVVYSTLAIGVLSFGVWAHHMFATGMDPRLRASFMAVSLAIAIPSAVKTFNWITTMWNGRVRLTTPMLFCVGFVSNFVIGGVTGVFLASIPIDLVLHDTYYVVGHFHYIVMGAIAFAGFAGLYYWFPLYSGRMYQKTLGKAHFWLSMVGTNVTFFAMILLGYGGMPRRYATYLPQFATLHQLATVGAFLLLVGQIIFVWNFVQSWLEGPEIEDGDPWNLRNSGLYTAEWDWYDKKLETAIADGGEADDTDDPMLPDGGETDADAASET, encoded by the coding sequence ATGGAGGTCAACGGACAGTTAGCACTGACGGTCCTTATGGGACTTTTCCTCGTGGCCGTCGCCGCGTGGCTCGCGCGGGTCGAAAACTGGCGCTCATACACCCCGGTCGCGGGCGGGGGCGCTTACGGGCAGAAGGAAAGCTACGGTTCCGAAGAGAAACCGTCCGGCGTCATTCGCTGGCTGACGACGGTCGACCACAAGGACATCGGCATTCTCTACGGCACCTACGGACTCATCGCGTTCGCCGTGGGCGGATTGATGGTCGTCGTGATGCGGATCGAGCTCATCGATCCCGCGGCGTCGATCATCTCGAACACGTTCTATAACTCGCTGATGACGAGTCACGGCATCACGATGCTGTTCCTCTTCGGGACGCCGATCATCGCGGCGTTCTCGAACTATCTGGTGCCGCTTCTCATCGGCGCGGACGATATGGCGTTCCCGCGGATCAACGCCATCGCGTTCTGGCTCCTTCCGCCCGCCGCGTTACTCATCTGGGCGGGCTTCTTCCCGCTACCGGAGATCATTCCGGCCCAGACCGCGTGGACGATGTACACCCCGCTCTCGGCGGGCGCGGGTGCCGGTAATCAGGCCAACGCCGGCGTCGACCTGATGCTTCTGGGACTGCACCTCTCGGGCGTGTCGGCGACGATGGGCGCGATCAACTTCATCGCGACCATCTTCACAGAGCGCGGCGACGACGTCTCGTGGGCGAACCTCGACATCTTCTCGTGGACGATCCTCACTCAGTCGGGGCTCATCCTGTTCGCGTTCCCGCTTCTGGGCAGCGCGATCGTGATGCTGCTCTTCGACCGCAACTTCGGCACGACGTTCTTCGCGGGGGAGGGCGGCGCGATCCTCTGGCAACACCTGTTTTGGTTCTTCGGCCACCCCGAGGTGTACATCCTCGTGTTGCCGCCGATGGGCATCGTCAGTTACGTCCTTCCGCGCTTCGCGGGCCGGCGGCTCTTCGGGTTCAAGTTCGTCGTCTACTCCACGCTCGCGATCGGCGTCCTCTCCTTCGGCGTCTGGGCGCACCACATGTTCGCGACGGGGATGGACCCGCGGCTTCGCGCGTCGTTCATGGCGGTCTCGCTCGCGATCGCGATTCCGAGCGCCGTGAAGACGTTCAACTGGATCACGACGATGTGGAACGGTCGGGTCCGGCTCACGACGCCGATGCTGTTCTGCGTCGGCTTCGTCTCGAACTTCGTCATCGGGGGCGTGACGGGCGTCTTCCTCGCGTCCATCCCGATCGACCTCGTGCTCCACGACACCTACTACGTCGTGGGTCACTTCCACTACATCGTGATGGGCGCGATCGCCTTCGCCGGCTTCGCGGGTCTGTACTACTGGTTCCCGCTGTACTCCGGTCGGATGTACCAGAAGACCCTCGGCAAAGCGCACTTCTGGCTGTCGATGGTCGGCACGAACGTCACGTTCTTCGCGATGATCCTGCTCGGCTACGGCGGGATGCCGCGCCGCTACGCGACGTACCTCCCGCAGTTCGCGACGCTGCACCAGCTCGCGACGGTCGGGGCGTTCCTGCTTCTCGTCGGCCAGATCATCTTCGTCTGGAACTTCGTCCAGTCGTGGCTCGAAGGCCCCGAGATCGAGGACGGCGACCCGTGGAACCTCCGCAATTCCGGGCTGTACACCGCCGAGTGGGACTGGTACGACAAGAAGCTGGAGACGGCGATCGCCGACGGCGGCGAGGCCGACGACACGGACGATCCGATGCTGCCCGACGGCGGCGAAACCGACGCCGACGCAGCGTCAGAAACGTAA